The following are encoded together in the Drosophila biarmipes strain raj3 chromosome 3L, RU_DBia_V1.1, whole genome shotgun sequence genome:
- the LOC108030692 gene encoding 1,5-anhydro-D-fructose reductase isoform X1 has product MKLAPTVKLNNGYEMPILGLGTYNSKDNEGELAVKHAIDVGYRHIDTAYFYQNEAEVGKAIRDKIEEGVVKREDIFLVTKLWNIFHDPELVEGICRKQLSNFGLDYIDLYLMHMPVGYKYVDENTLMPKNEDDVLQLSDVDYLDTYKAMEKLVKLGLVRSIGVSNFNSEQLGRVLANCEIKPVTNQVECSPALNQKALTAFCKKNDVTVTGYTPLGKPKPDIQKPDFIYSPEVAVIAKKYGKTAPQIVLRYLVGLGVIPIPKSSNTNRIAENFDIFDFELTAEEMSVLDGYHTGERVVPLNLIKGLNHKYYPFAIEF; this is encoded by the exons CAACAATGGCTATGAAATGCCTATTTTGGGTCTGGGAACCTACAAT TCCAAGGACAACGAAGGCGAGCTCGCTGTGAAGCACGCGATCGATGTGGGCTATCGCCATATAGACACGGCCTATTTCTACCAGAACGAAGCCGAAGTGGGCAAGGCGATCCGCGATAAAATTGAAGAGGGAGTCGTCAAGCGGGAGGATATTTTTCTTGTTACCAAG CTCTGGAATATTTTCCACGATCCTGAACTCGTCGAGGGCATCTGCCGTAAGCAGCTGAGCAACTTTGGGTTGGACTACATCGACCTCTACCTGATGCACATGCCCGTGGGCTACAAGTATGTAGACGAGAACACCCTCATGCCCAAGAATGAGGACGACGTGCTCCAACTGAGCGATGTTGACTACCTGGATACCTACAAGGCCATGGAAAAGCTGGTGAAACTGGGGCTGGTCCGCAGTATCGGTGTATCGAACTTCAACAGCGAACAGCTTGGACGCGTCTTGGCTAACTGCGAGATCAAACCCGTCACTAACCAGGTGGAGTGCTCTCCTGCCCTCAACCAAAAGGCCTTGACGGCCTTCTGCAAGAAGAACGATGTCACGGTGACGGGTTATACTCCCTTGGGAAAGCCCAAACCGGACATCCAGAAGCCGGACTTTATCTACTCCCCGGAGGTGGCCGTAATTGCCAAGAAGTACGGCAAGACTGCCCCGCAGATCGTCTTGCGCTATTTG GTGGGTCTGGGTGTTATTCCCATCCCCAAGTCCTCCAATACTAACCGAATCGCCGAAAACTTCGATATCTTCGATTTTGAACTGACCGCCGAGGAAATGAGCGTTCTCGATGGATATCACACTGGCGAACGCGTTGTGCCATTGAATTTAATCAAGGGCCTGAACCACAAGTACTATCCCTTTGCAATTGAGTTTTAA
- the LOC108030692 gene encoding 1,5-anhydro-D-fructose reductase isoform X2 translates to MKLAPTVKLNNGYEMPILGLGTYNLKKSRCEAAVRHALELGYRHIDTAYLYRNESLIGKVLGQFMGEGKIKREQVFLVTKLWDIYHEPKRVKYACELQLGLLGVDYLDLYLMHSPVGVPYVSDEDLMPHVDGQLMTNDVDYLDTYKSMEQLVDLGLVRSLGLSNFNANQLQRLLENCRIKPVALQIECHPELVQIPLIELCKMHNITVVAYSPLGRPKACNPLPKYYHDPKVLSLAEKYGKTPAQVILRYLVDIGTVPIPKAAQQAHLIENLDVFDFHLMPEELLQLGTLNLGRRIWKFEKAKSHQYYPY, encoded by the exons CAACAATGGCTATGAAATGCCTATTTTGGGTCTGGGAACCTACAAT CTAAAGAAATCTCGGTGTGAGGCTGCAGTGCGCCACGCCCTTGAACTGGGTTATCGCCATATAGACACCGCCTATCTGTATAGGAATGAAAGTCTTATAGGAAAGGTTCTGGGCCAATTTATGGGCGAGGGGAAGATAAAGCGAGAACAGGTGTTCCTGGTCACAAAG CTGTGGGACATATATCACGAACCCAAGAGGGTGAAGTACGCCTGCGAACTGCAATTAGGACTGCTGGGCGTGGACTACCTAGATTTGTACCTGATGCACTCGCCTGTGGGAGTGCCCTATGTGTCAGATGAAGATCTGATGCCCCACGTCGATGGTCAACTGATGACAAA TGATGTGGACTATTTAGACACCTACAAGAGTATGGAGCAGCTGGTGGACCTGGGACTTGTGCGCAGTTTGGGATTGTCCAACTTTAATGCCAATCAGCTGCAGAGATTGTTAGAGAACTGTCGGATCAAACCTGTTGCCCTTCAAATCGAATGTCATCCGGAACTGGTGCAAATCCCGCTGATTGAGCTCTGCAAAATGCACAATATCACCGTAGTTGCCTATTCGCCACTCGGTCGTCCCAAGGCCTGCAATCCCCTCCCGAAATACTATCACGATCCCAAAGTACTGTCCTTGGCAGAAAAGTACGGCAAGACACCCGCTCAAGTCATCCTAAGATACTTG GTTGACATTGGCACGGTGCCCATTCCCAAAGCTGCCCAACAGGCCCATCTTATCGAGAATCTGGATGTGTTTGATTTCCACTTGATGCCGGAGGAGTTGCTTCAATTGGGGACCCTTAATCTTGGCCGGCGCATCTGGAAGTTTGAGAAAGCGAAGAGTCATCAGTACTATCCTTACTAA